The Primulina eburnea isolate SZY01 chromosome 13, ASM2296580v1, whole genome shotgun sequence genome includes a region encoding these proteins:
- the LOC140810667 gene encoding NADPH-dependent pterin aldehyde reductase has protein sequence MRLSITTNKFSSSLRREINRANLVRESMSTALPPMATKTIHTADAATRKTVLITGVSRGLGNALALELARLGQTVIGCSRSQDKLATLESELTAASEKFKNNNHLVLNIDVRSDAGVKELARTVVEKKAVPDIIVNNAGTINRNNKIWDVPVDEFDAVIDTNIKGVANVLRHFTPLMIERKQGVIVNMSSGWGRSAAAQVAPYCASKWAIEGLTRAVAKELPPGMAIVALSPGVINTEMLRLCFGSSADLYPTPESWAPKAASMILNLTAADNGASLTV, from the exons ATGCGTTTATCAATTACAACAAACAAATTTTCTTCGTCTCTTCGAAGAGAAATTAACCGTGCGAATCTCGTCAGAGAGAGCATGAGTACGGCGCTGCCGCCAATGGCGACGAAGACCATTCACACGGCTGACGCAGCCACTCGAAAAACGGTGCTGATAACGGGGGTCAGCCGAGGGCTCGGAAACGCCCTTGCGTTGGAATTGGCTAGGCTTGGCCAGACAGTAATTGGTTGCTCTCGCTCCCAGGATAAACTTGCCACTCTCGAGTCGGAGCTCACCGCTGCCTCCGAGAAATTCAAGAACAATAATCACCTCGTCTTGAATATTGATGTG AGGTCTGATGCTGGTGTTAAAGAATTGGCACGAACTGTGGTGGAGAAGAAGGCTGTTCCTGATATTATAG TAAACAATGCCGGAACAATAAACAGGAACAACAAAATATGGGATGTTCCGGTAGATGAGTTTGATGCTGTCATTGACACGAACATTAAGGGGGTAGCAAATGTATTACGACACTTCACTCCACTAATGATTGAAAGAAAGCAAGGGGTAATTGTCAACATGTCATCTGGATGGGGAAGATCTGCTGCTGCACAG GTAGCACCTTACTGTGCTTCGAAATGGGCAATAGAGGGTCTAACAAGGGCAGTTGCAAAAGAATTACCTCCCGGAATGGCTATAGTGGCACTTAGTCCAGGGGTGATTAACACTGAAATGCTTCGGTTGTGCTTTGGTAGTTCAGCTGATCTATATCCAACTCCTGAATCATG GGCCCCGAAGGCAGCTTCGATGATTCTCAATCTCACGGCAGCAGACAACGGTGCATCTCTGACTGTGTGA
- the LOC140809157 gene encoding pentatricopeptide repeat-containing protein At1g10270-like, translated as MASRLLHVLRRSTRRYSTSTAPFPYQAAGASNPHNHDPINSDYPNSNHFHSPPPDTSQYNPYPNPQYQPAPQYNPYPNPQSHPPPFQYNPNQQFQPSAPDSPNFQHSAQFSNNFQSTISSSNPPVNPASSSAPSSVPVRSYGFSSAEEAAAERRRRKRRLRIEPPLYALRPNPAYAPPNANDPDKPKLPDSTYALVGNRLNLHNRVQSLIRAGDLDSASYIVRQSVFQSIRPTVFTCNAIIAAMYRAKRYSDAKALFQYFFRQFNIIPNIVSYNNLIVSHCESNEVDEALKVYEYIIENAPYSPSAVTYRHLTKGLIDTDRIHDAVSLLREMLNKGHGADSLVYNNVILGFLNLGNLEKANELFDELKERCTVYDGVVNATFMDWFFNQGKPKEAMESYRDLMGRNYRMVPATRNVLLETLLRHGKHKEAWDLFNDMLDDHTPPTFQAVNSDTFNMMVNECLKEGKVEEAMEVFKRSGKGVKSKPFQMDVAGFNNMILRMCELEMMDEAEQYYKQLCDKSLSPDVNTYRILIDAYIKVDRADNMLEKYSKMVELGLRVIPQYANKWFGFLIEKGKSSDCIPILSKMADREPKPDVTTYDIVIRGLVEVGNYEATINVLREMTNHGVGTSASLKDFVLDGFEEQGRRVEIENILNSHLSHFSPQRPFQGTQGPARMAWSPQTAEQGARNPALPWQTASPPQTMTSDNNYTEKRAYQPQITEQMVHPQPMPGQEAEPMRMAGQYGP; from the coding sequence ATGGCCAGTCGCCTCCTCCACGTGCTCCGCCGCTCTACCCGTCGCTACTCCACCTCCACTGCTCCTTTTCCTTACCAAGCTGCCGGCGCTTCCAATCCCCATAACCACGACCCCATAAACTCCGATTACCCGAATAGCAATCACTTCCACTCTCCCCCGCCGGACACATCTCAATATAATCCGTACCCTAATCCTCAGTATCAACCGGCACCTCAATATAATCCATACCCGAATCCTCAATCCCACCCCCCTCCCTTTCAGTACAATCCTAATCAGCAATTCCAACCTTCCGCCCCAGATTCGCCAAATTTTCAGCATAGTGCCCAATTTTCCAACAATTTTCAATCGACAATTTCGAGTTCTAATCCTCCCGTCAATCCTGCATCCTCCTCCGCACCGTCTTCTGTTCCTGTGCGATCATATGGATTCTCATCCGCCGAGGAGGCGGCGGCAGAGCGCCGGCGCCGCAAGCGCCGCCTTAGAATCGAGCCTCCTCTGTATGCCCTTCGCCCCAACCCCGCCTACGCCCCACCCAACGCCAACGATCCTGACAAGCCTAAGCTACCGGATTCCACATATGCTCTGGTGGGGAATCGTCTCAATCTTCACAATCGGGTCCAGTCTCTGATTCGTGCTGGTGACCTTGACTCAGCTTCCTATATTGTCCGCCAGTCTGTTTTCCAATCGATCCGCCCAACTGTCTTCACTTGCAATGCCATCATTGCGGCCATGTACCGTGCCAAGCGGTACAGTGATGCGAAAGCTTtgtttcaatatttttttcgaCAGTTTAATATCATACCAAATATTGTTTCATATAATAATCTAATTGTATCACATTGTGAGTCGAATGAGGTTGATGAAGCATTGAAAGTTTATGAGTACATTATAGAGAATGCACCGTACAGCCCGTCGGCAGTAACTTATCGCCACCTCACGAAGGGGCTTATTGACACGGATCGCATACATGATGCAGTCAGTTTGCTTCGTGAGATGTTGAATAAGGGTCATGGCGCAGATTCTTTGGTTTATAATAATGTAATTCTTGGTTTCTTGAATTTGGGCAATTTAGAGAAGGCTAATGAGTTGTTTGATGAGTTGAAGGAACGGTGCACGGTTTACGATGGGGTCGTGAATGCAACTTTCATGGATTGGTTTTTCAACCAGGGGAAGCCGAAAGAGGCGATGGAGTCGTATAGGGATTTGATGGGTCGAAACTACAGGATGGTGCCTGCCACTAGGAATGTGCTTTTGGAGACGCTGTTGAGGCATGGGAAACATAAAGAAGCTTGGGATTTGTTCAATGACATGTTGGATGATCACACGCCACCAACTTTCCAGGCGGTAAATTCTGACACTTTCAATATGATGGTCAATGAGTGCTTAAAGGAAGGGAAGGTTGAGGAGGCAATGGAGGTTTTCAAAAGATCGGGGAAGGGAGTCAAGTCGAAGCCTTTCCAGATGGATGTGGCAGGTTTTAATAATATGATTTTAAGAATGTGTGAGCTTGAAATGATGGATGAAGCAGAGCAATACTATAAGCAGTTATGTGACAAGTCATTGTCTCCGGATGTTAACACATATAGAATTTTGATTGACGCGTATATTAAGGTGGATAGGGCAGATAATATGCTAGAGAAGTACTCAAAGATGGTTGAGTTAGGATTGAGGGTTATTCCACAATATGCCAATAAGTGGTTCGGTTTCTTGATTGAGAAGGGAAAGTCTTCTGATTGTATACCTATTTTGTCTAAAATGGCTGATAGAGAACCAAAACCAGATGTAACCACCTACGATATAGTGATAAGGGGGCTAGTTGAGGTAGGTAATTATGAGGCCACCATCAATGTGCTCAGAGAAATGACTAACCATGGTGTTGGCACTTCCGCGTCGCTTAAAGACTTTGTATTGGATGGTTTTGAGGAACAAGGCCGCCGGGTTGAGATTGAGAATATTTTGAACAGCCACTTGAGTCATTTCTCACCTCAGAGGCCCTTCCAAGGGACACAAGGTCCTGCAAGAATGGCTTGGTCACCTCAAACAGCTGAACAGGGAGCAAGAAATCCTGCTTTGCCATGGCAGACAGCATCTCCTCCCCAGACGATGACTTCTGATAATAATTATACTGAAAAGAGAGCGTATCAACCTCAAATAACTGAACAGATGGTACATCCACAGCCCATGCCTGGCCAGGAGGCTGAACCCATGCGTATGGCAGGACAATATGGCCCATAA